A window of Puniceicoccaceae bacterium contains these coding sequences:
- a CDS encoding YafY family protein: MNRIDRLTGTLLLLQSHSYLSLGTIATHWEVSERTVYRDLAALCEAGVPVTFEPELGYRLLSGYEVPPVMFSEDEALSLFLSGAISEQVADASLRANLRAALGKIRSVLPDERKSLLDGFKESLGIWFHAQTPANEMDCLLPLHHAALRRRCAALHYDTADRGVVTHREVEPLTVLFYAGRWHLIAYCRLRKDYRDFRMDRIRKWQVLEEAFQPHPDFSVDAFASQWNCSQSLHDVVIRVAAQEADRFRRSLRSNEFQCETIDDNSVRFRFRSGELQHLTPWLLSFGSSLTVEQPASLVQILRDIAMQILEQHSTAVSNTH; encoded by the coding sequence ATGAATCGCATTGATCGACTGACAGGAACCCTTCTGCTGCTTCAATCCCACTCCTACCTGTCACTGGGCACGATTGCGACTCACTGGGAAGTGAGTGAACGCACGGTCTACCGCGATCTGGCAGCACTTTGCGAAGCGGGCGTTCCCGTGACATTCGAGCCGGAGCTAGGTTACCGACTACTCAGTGGATACGAGGTTCCCCCAGTCATGTTCTCCGAAGATGAGGCACTCTCCCTTTTTCTGAGTGGCGCGATTTCAGAGCAGGTTGCCGATGCCTCATTGCGAGCAAACCTGCGCGCAGCACTGGGAAAGATACGCTCGGTCCTGCCGGACGAACGCAAATCTCTGCTCGACGGATTTAAGGAATCCTTGGGCATCTGGTTTCACGCACAAACCCCGGCAAACGAGATGGATTGCCTGCTCCCCTTGCACCACGCTGCCCTGCGCCGACGCTGTGCAGCACTTCACTACGACACGGCTGACCGCGGGGTGGTGACACACCGTGAGGTCGAACCCCTTACTGTGCTGTTCTACGCCGGGCGATGGCATCTCATCGCCTACTGTCGTCTGCGCAAGGACTATCGCGATTTCCGCATGGACCGCATTCGCAAGTGGCAAGTGCTTGAAGAAGCCTTTCAACCCCATCCCGATTTTTCAGTGGATGCGTTTGCTTCCCAATGGAATTGCAGTCAATCCCTGCACGATGTGGTCATTCGGGTAGCAGCTCAAGAGGCGGATCGCTTCCGGCGAAGTCTTCGCAGCAATGAATTCCAATGCGAAACCATTGACGATAACTCGGTTCGCTTCCGCTTTCGGAGCGGAGAACTGCAACACCTCACTCCATGGCTCCTGAGCTTTGGGTCGTCCCTGACAGTGGAACAGCCCGCATCGCTGGTTCAGATCCTCCGGGATATCGCTATGCAAATCCTCGAACAGCACTCGACAGCGGTTTCCAACACGCATTGA